A region from the Triticum aestivum cultivar Chinese Spring chromosome 3D, IWGSC CS RefSeq v2.1, whole genome shotgun sequence genome encodes:
- the LOC123076365 gene encoding probable phytol kinase 2, chloroplastic: protein MLRLSVHPFSPASSSPLHTCLPSRPLRSPTSAALTASSSLVPPSLRRGCTAGRSRRATTMAAVISPVGSSGLVQDLVSSALTAGVAHGLFHFIQGLVERGFCDLKLNRKLMHITIGMVPLLFWPLFSSGRYARFLAALPSVINIIRTLLLGLGVRKNEVVVKILSRSRDQREFLKAPLYYVTAIALATSVLWRTSPIAIALICNLCAGDGVADIVGRRLGKEKLPYNPKKSYAGSIAMAIAGFLASIGCMHYFHTFGFIEESWRMTFGFPVVSVAASLVQSHPNNTELDNNLTVPLASFLVGSLIL from the exons ATGCTCCGCCTCAGCGTCCATCCCTTCTCCCCGGCTTCCTCCTCCCCGCTCCACACCTGCCTCCCATCGAGACCGCTCCGCTCACCCACCAGCGCCGCGCTGACTGCCTCCTCCTCCTTAGTGCCGCCATCCCTCCGCCGCGGCTGCACGGCTGGCCGGAGCCGGCGTGCAACGACGATGGCCGCGGTGATCTCGCCGGTGGGCAGCAGCGGCCTGGTCCAGGACCTCGTGTCCTCGGCCCTCACCGCAGGCGTCGCCCACGGCCTCTTCCATTTCATCCAGGGGCTTGTCGAGCGCGGCTTCTGCGATCTG AAACTCAATAGGAAACTTATGCACATAACTATTGGGATGGTACCCTTGCTCTTTTGGCCCCTTTTCAG CTCGGGAAGGTATGCTCGTTTCCTTGCTGCACTTCCGTCTGTGATTAATATTATAAGGACTCTTCTATTGGGGCTAGGAGTAAGGAAAAATGAAGTTGTAGTCAAAATATTGAGCCGATCTAGAGACCAaag GGAATTCCTCAAGGCACCACTGTACTATGTTACTGCTATAGCTTTGGCCACTTCTGTACTTTGGAGAACATCTCCGATTGCTATAGCACTTATCTGCAACTTATGCGCTGGAGATG GTGTAGCAGACATAGTGGGGAGACGTTTAGGGAAAGAAAAGCTTCCATACAACCCCAAAAAGTCATATGCTGGAAGCATAGCGATGGCTATAGCTGGTTTCTTGGCTTCAATTGG GTGCATGCATTACTTTCACACTTTTGGTTTCATTGAGGAAAGTTGGCGCATGACCTTCGGCTTCCCTGTGGTCTCCGTAGCCGCGTCACTTGTACAGTCACACCCCAACAACACTGAATTGGATAACAATTTAACTGTACCTCTCGCATCATTCCTGGTTGGTAGCCTCATTCTATGA
- the LOC123079639 gene encoding probable phytol kinase 2, chloroplastic encodes MLSLGAHPFLLPSSSPLHTRPRSRPLCSPTSSAPTASSSSPPPSLRFLRRGCAADRSRRATTMAAVVSPGDGGLVHDLMSSGVTAAIALGLLRFFEELAKRGVCDQKLNRKLVHITIGMVFLLFWPLFSSGRYAPFFAALAPGINIIRMLLLGLGIMKNEAMVKSMSRSGDHRELLKGPLYYATTITLATSVLWRTSPIAIALVCNLCAGDGIADVVGRRFGKEKLPYNPNKSYAGSIAMAVAGFLASIGYMHYFHSFGLMEESWYMTLGFLVVSVAAALVESHPISTDLDDNLTVPLTSFLVGSLVL; translated from the exons ATGCTCAGCCTCGGcgcccatcccttcttgcttccttcctcctccccacTCCACACTCGCCCCCGATCGAGACCCCTCTGCTCACCCACCAGCTCCGCgccgaccgcctcctcctcctcaccgccgcCCTCCCTCCGCTTCCTCCGCCGCGGCTGCGCCGCCGACCGGAGCCGGAGAGCGACGACGATGGCCGCGGTAGTCTCCCCGGGGGACGGCGGCCTGGTCCACGACCTCATGTCCTCAGGCGTCACCGCGGCCATCGCCCTCGGCCTCCTCCGCTTCTTCGAGGAGCTCGCCAAGCGCGGCGTCTGCGACCAG AAACTGAATAGGAAACTTGTGCACATAACTATTGGGATGGTATTCTtgctcttttggcctcttttcaG CTCTGGAAGGTATGCTCCTTTCTTTGCTGCACTTGCACCAGGGATTAATATTATAAGGATGCTTCTATTGGGGCTAGGAATAATGAAAAATGAAGCTATGGTCAAATCAATGAGCCGATCTGGAGACCACAG GGAACTTCTCAAGGGACCACTGTATTATGCTACTACTATAACTTTGGCCACGTCTGTATTATGGAGAACATCTCCAATTGCTATAGCACTTGTCTGCAACTTGTGCGCTGGAGATG GTATAGCAGACGTAGTTGGGAGACGCTTTGGAAAAGAAAAGCTTCCATACAACCCCAACAAGTCATATGCAGGAAGCATAGCGATGGCTGTGGCTGGTTTCTTGGCTTCAATCGG GTACATGCATTACTTCCACAGTTTCGGTCTCATGGAGGAGAGCTGGTACATGACCTTGGGCTTCCTTGTGGTTTCTGTAGCCGCGGCACTTGTAGAGTCACACCCCATCAGCACTGACCTGGATGACAATTTAACCGTTCCTTTGACATCATTCCTAGTCGGTAGCCTCGTTCTCTGA
- the LOC123074947 gene encoding GDSL esterase/lipase At2g40250, which translates to MGPKPTLAATAASFLAVLAAVHLAVAATAVDDAPLPRLPHQDIPAVFAFGDSTLDTGNNNVLPTMVRADHAPYGREFPGGAPTGRFSDGKLLTDYLVEVLGIKELLPAYRSGAANLTVADLATGVCFASAGSGLDDATATNAGVATFGSQLADFKQLLGKIGGRKAGKVVKKSVFLVSAATNDMMMNYYMLPSGRSKYTLEQYHDLLIGNLRTYIQAMYELGARRMLVAGLPPVGCLPLQLTMAELRQPPRPQGCIAEQNAAAESYNAKLQRMLAEFQARSPGARAVYADIYSPLKDMVDHPDKYGFVEASKGCCGTGLLEMGPLCTDMVPTCAKPSEFMFWDSVHPTQATYRAVAEHFERTNIIRFDN; encoded by the exons ATGGGGCCTAAGCCAacgctcgccgccaccgccgcgtccTTTCTCGCCGTCCTGGCCGCCGTCCACCTTGCCGTCGCGGCGACCGCCGTGGACGACGCCCCgctgccgaggctcccgcatcagGACATCCCGGCCGTGTTCGCGTTCGGCGACTCCACGCTCGACACGGGCAACAACAACGTCCTCCCCACCATGGTCCGCGCCGACCACGCGCCCTACGGCCGCGAGTTCCCCGGGGGCGCGCCCACGGGCCGCTTCTCCGACGGGAAGCTCCTCACCGACTACCTCGTGGAGGTGCTTGGCATCAAGGAGCTCCTCCCGGCGTACCGCTCCGGCGCCGCCAACCTCACGGTCGCGGACCTAGCCACTGGCGTCTGCTTCGCGTCCGCCGGCTCCGGCCTCGACGACGCCACGGCCACCAACGCCGGCGTGGCGACGTTCGGCTCGCAGCTCGCGGACTTCAAGCAGCTCCTTGGCAAGATAGGCGGCCGGAAGGCCGGCAAGGTGGTGAAGAAGTCGGTGTTCCTCGTGTCCGCCGCGACCAACGACATGATGATGAACTACTACATGCTGCCGTCGGGGAGGAGCAAGTACACGCTCGAGCAGTACCATGACCTCCTCATCGGCAACCTTCGAACTTACATTCAG GCCATGTACGAGCTGGGCGCCCGGAGGATGCTGGTGGCGGGGCTGCCGCCGGTGGGGTGCCTCCCGCTGCAGCTGACGATGGCGGAGCTGCGGCAGCCGCCGAGGCCGCAGGGGTGCATCGCGGAGCAGAACGCGGCGGCGGAGAGCTACAACGCCAAGCTGCAGCGTATGCTCGCCGAGTTCCAGGCCCGCTCGCCCGGGGCGAGGGCCGTGTACGCCGACATCTACAGCCCGCTCAAGGACATGGTCGACCACCCCGACAAGTACG GTTTCGTGGAGGCGAGCAAGGGCTGCTGCGGCACCGGGCTCCTGGAGATGGGGCCGCTGTGCACCGACATGGTCCCGACCTGCGCGAAGCCGTCCGAGTTCATGTTCTGggactccgtccaccccacgcAGGCCACCTACAGGGCCGTCGCCGAGCACTTCGAGCGGACCAACATCATCCGGTTCGACAATTGA
- the LOC123074948 gene encoding ankyrin repeat-containing protein At5g02620, whose product MDPALHKAAVQGSVASLKKLVAENPNILGSKTPQQNTALHIAAELGHAGFAEAALGVDDKLLVSKNADGDTPLHLAARAGKVDVADLLIGRASAWPAEHPRHSPAAQNGKAGEPPRSSPGTAQGPLFMANKVGDTPLHEAVKHGRSAVALRLLDAEPGRGHALNVKQQTPLHIAAREGLADVVAKIVSQPWVHEKFVPSDSVSGTALHQAVLGGHARVVEILLDATPPDQIGLTDSSENNALHYAAQKNNARVVKLLLNRKVDLAYKRNRDLQSPLHVAAYYGSTDAMVELLKQCPDVAEMVDSNGRNAFHVAITSGKVDALKRLLKHVRPEEIVNRVDRAGNTPLHLAASLSRIQSALLLLKDRRVNPCVLNREGQSARSLIEKRAATEEMDTYEMYLWKTLKKHEASRCKKEQLPPIATYQSLRSRRAGHDEYYELSVGTYTLVATLIATVSFAATFTMPGGYSQTDGTALHGHKAAFKIFVISNTVAMCSSIVVVFCFIWAWRDPVKFKLDQLMWGHRLTILACLAMVVSLMTAVYITVAPTARWPAYVVIAIGVSTPAVVFLILGKEALYVPM is encoded by the exons ATGGACCCAGCGTTGCAcaaggcggcggtgcaggggagCGTGGCAAGCCTGAAGAAGCTGGTGGCCGAGAACCCCAACATCCTTGGTTCCAAGACGCCCCAGCAGAACACCGCGCTGCACATCGCCGCCGAGCTCGGCCACGCCGGCTTCGCCGAGGCGGCCCTTGGTGTGGACGACAAGCTGCTCGTCAGCAAGAACGCTGACGGGGACACGCCGCTGCACCTGGCGGCCAGGGCGGGGAAGGTGGACGTGGCGGACCTGCTCATCGGCCGAGCCAGCGCATGGCCCGCGGAGCATCCGCGCCACTCCCCCGCCGCGCAGAATGGAAAGGCCGGGGAACCTCCCCGGAGCTCCCCTGGCACCGCGCAGGGGCCTCTGTTCATGGCCAACAAGGTCGGCGACACCCCGCTGCACGAGGCGGTGAAGCACGGCAGGAGCGCCGTCGCGCTCAGGCTGCTGGATGCCGAGCCCGGCCGCGGCCACGCGCTCAACGTGAAGCAGCAGACGCCGCTGCACATCGCTGCACGGGAGGGCCTCGCCGACGTCGTCGCCAAGATCGTCAGCCAACCCTGGGTCCACGAGAAGTTCGTCCCCTCCGACTCCGTCAGCGGCACCGCCCTTCACCAGGCCGTCCTCGGCGGCCACGCAC GCGTGGTGGAGATCCTGCTTGACGCGACACCGCCGGACCAGATCGGGCTGACGGACTCGAGCGAGAACAACGCGCTGCACTACGCGGCGCAGAAGAACAACGCCCGCGTGGTGAAGCTGCTGCTCAACCGGAAGGTGGACCTGGCCTACAAGCGCAACCGCGACCTGCAGTCGCCGCTGCACGTGGCCGCCTACTACGGCTCGACGGATGCCATGGTGGAGCTGCTCAAGCAGTGCCCCGACGTGGCGGAGATGGTGGACAGCAACGGCCGGAACGCCTTCCACGTCGCCATCACCAGCGGCAAGGTGGACGCCCTCAAGCGCCTGCTCAAGCACGTCCGCCCCGAGGAGATCGTCAACCGCGTCGACCGCGCCGGCAACACGCCGCTGCACCTCGCCGCCTCCCTATCGCGCATCCAGTCGGCGCTGCTCCTGCTCAAGGACCGCCGCGTCAACCCCTGCGTCCTCAACCGGGAGGGCCAGTCCGCGCGCAGCCTCATCGAGAAGCGCGCCGCCACGGAGGAGATGGACACCTATGAGATGTACCTGTGGAAGACGCTCAAGAAGCACGAGGCCTCCAGGTGCAAGAAGGAGCAGCTGCCTCCGATCGCCACTTACCAGTCGCTGCGCAGCCGGAGGGCTGGCCACGACGAGTACTACGAGCTCAGCGTCGGGACCTACACGCTGGTGGCCACGCTGATCGCCACCGTCAGCTTTGCGGCCACCTTCACCATGCCAGGGGGGTACAGCCAGACCGATGGCACGGCCCTCCACGGCCACAAGGCGGCGTTCAAGATCTTCGTTATCTCCAACACTGTGGCCATGTGCAGCTCCATCGTCGTCGTCTTCTGCTTCATCTGGGCATGGCGGGACCCCGTCAAGTTCAAGCTCGATCAGCTCATGTGGGGCCACAGGCTCACCATCCTCGCCTGCCTCGCCATGGTCGTCTCGCTCATGACCGCCGTCTACATCACCGTTGCGCCCACGGCGAGGTGGCCTGCGTACGTTGTGATCGCCATCGGAGTCAGCACTCCCGCCGTGGTGTTCCTCATCCTTGGGAAAGAGGCGTTGTACGTCCCAATGTAA
- the LOC123076367 gene encoding uncharacterized protein, which yields MTVDLEEIKSKGAAPVKHLKLLRPDDTLLLGRVYRLVSFEEVLKEFATKRHVKLSRVMVKVKDEEVPATKPAKPRRRRGSGGAGAGAGVVREESDRSLAKVRSHASPSFRMLTRTCIATTASAQIFL from the exons ATGACTGTCGATCTAGAAGAGATAA AATCCAAAGGAGCCGCTCCCGTGAAGCACCTCAAGCTGCTCCGCCCCGACGACACGCTCCTGCTCGGCCGCGTCTACCGCCTCGTCAGCTTCGAAG AGGTGCTGAAGGAGTTCGCGACGAAGCGGCACGTCAAGCTCAGCCGCGTCATGGTCAAGGTCAAGGACGAGGAGGTGCCGGCGACGAAGCCGGCCAAGCCTAGGCGCCGGCGTggcagcggcggcgccggcgccggcgccggcgtcgtGCGCGAGGAATCAGACAGGTCGCTCGCAAAGGTGCGTTCGCATGCATCTCCCAGTTTCCGAATGTTAACTCGCACATGCATTGCAACCACCGCCTCGGCCCAAATCTTTTTGTGA